The proteins below are encoded in one region of Aquisphaera giovannonii:
- a CDS encoding DUF58 domain-containing protein gives MAGTAEKYLKPEVIRQVARLDLRAKFIVEGFISGLHASPFQGFSVEFSEHRKYTPGDNISDIDWNVFAKTDRFYVKKFQAETNLTGYIVMDLSGSMGYTYRQELTKFEYCISLAAALTYLMIHQQDPVGLVAFDTKVRQSLAPGSKRSQLANMLSLLARLKPTGETDIEASLNQVASMLRHRSLVMVFSDLLGEPEAIRRGLHRLRFGGHDVILFHVLDEAEAVFPFDGMLKLEDNETGEVLEVDADAIKADYLDEVESFRSGFKTDCVRARMDYVPLHTGMPFDKALMSYLLSRQARG, from the coding sequence GTGGCCGGGACCGCCGAGAAGTACCTGAAGCCCGAGGTCATCCGCCAGGTGGCGCGGCTGGACCTCCGCGCCAAGTTCATCGTCGAGGGGTTCATCTCCGGCCTCCACGCCAGCCCCTTCCAGGGCTTCTCCGTGGAGTTCTCCGAGCATCGCAAGTACACCCCCGGCGACAACATCTCGGACATCGACTGGAACGTCTTCGCCAAGACCGACCGCTTCTACGTCAAGAAGTTCCAGGCCGAGACCAACCTCACCGGCTACATCGTCATGGACCTCTCCGGGTCCATGGGCTACACCTATCGCCAGGAGCTGACCAAGTTCGAGTATTGCATCAGCCTGGCCGCCGCCCTGACCTACCTGATGATCCACCAGCAGGACCCCGTCGGCCTCGTCGCCTTCGACACCAAGGTCCGCCAGAGCCTGGCGCCGGGCAGCAAGCGGTCGCAGCTCGCCAACATGCTCTCGCTGCTCGCGAGGCTCAAGCCGACCGGCGAGACCGACATCGAGGCGAGCCTCAACCAGGTCGCCAGCATGCTCCGCCACCGCAGCCTGGTGATGGTCTTCAGCGACCTCCTGGGCGAGCCCGAGGCGATCCGCCGCGGCCTCCACCGGCTCCGGTTCGGCGGCCACGACGTCATCCTCTTCCACGTCCTCGACGAGGCCGAGGCCGTCTTCCCCTTCGACGGCATGCTCAAGCTCGAGGACAACGAGACCGGCGAGGTCCTCGAGGTCGACGCCGACGCCATCAAGGCCGACTACCTGGACGAGGTCGAGAGCTTCCGCTCCGGCTTCAAGACCGACTGCGTCCGCGCGCGGATGGACTACGTCCCGCTCCACACCGGGATGCCGTTCGACAAGGCGCTCATGTCCTACCTGCTGAGCCGACAGGCCCGAGGGTGA
- a CDS encoding exodeoxyribonuclease VII large subunit — protein MNRTIASTAGESTLHGTVPGGPGTDPLSWDWDRLHDLVQQRLGRLRQGVLAEEPAARCEVGRTSTPGFPLFSCLAFYHLDGGDFDPIVAGLTIFRPAGDVRVEGELSGDESGHVYFDDGCTLRVAAEPGAVERAVVAIADRLADQSRIVIDAIRRRIPQAVER, from the coding sequence ATGAACCGCACGATCGCGAGCACGGCCGGCGAATCAACCCTGCACGGAACCGTGCCCGGCGGGCCCGGGACCGACCCCCTCTCTTGGGATTGGGATCGCCTGCACGACCTGGTCCAGCAGCGGCTCGGCCGGCTCAGGCAAGGGGTCCTGGCCGAGGAGCCGGCCGCGAGGTGCGAGGTGGGGAGGACCTCGACCCCGGGATTTCCTCTCTTCAGCTGCCTGGCCTTCTACCACCTCGACGGCGGCGATTTCGACCCCATCGTGGCGGGCCTCACGATCTTCCGCCCGGCCGGCGACGTGCGGGTCGAAGGAGAACTGAGCGGCGACGAGTCGGGCCATGTGTATTTCGACGACGGCTGCACCCTCCGTGTCGCCGCGGAGCCCGGTGCCGTGGAGAGGGCGGTCGTCGCGATTGCGGATCGGCTCGCGGATCAATCGAGGATCGTCATCGACGCGATCCGCCGTCGGATCCCCCAGGCCGTGGAGCGTTGA
- a CDS encoding glutamine amidotransferase has product MFQGFSVSFNPVEPKLLFVAAAAAVVALTVWAYARKLRGTSGGWRWVALGLRLAAILLCLLAALRPSVVLQEKKRQPSEILLLVDTSKSMTLADEVGGQTRWAVAKKSTEDALEATKGLAPNVSTVPLRYDSAVADALVDGKLPAEPEGRETQLGTAMLEAEKRAAQDGKRIARMVVLGDFVSNNGLNPLVVARILRDHQVPVDTVGFGSENAGKQSRDIAVRDITTAPSVFVKNQLEVRGTLVSHGYPGQPVDVEMYVEGQGAPVAKTQVKVPEGADSAPISGLKYIPQTPGEKMVTLKVTPRDGEFITTNNEISTFVTVLSGGLNVMFLQGPNFTWDYRYLLRSTMSSQVIQVEGFVIRKPAQGDASEIDDAEFAPGKYNVYVLSDLPASYLPPRQQKMLADAVNKGAGLMMLGGRTSFGAGGWADTPLADVLPVEIHPGDGQLEPEGGVKFVPSNNGLNQYVLQIGGTKEETARLWEMMPPVLGTNRFSRPKPSAEVLAQTGGAVVEPLLVILNNVGAGRSLAYGGDTWVWPRSSEEGRLAHRKFWRNVIFWLSHKENEGDTQVKLSLDRRRMSVGQKVEMTVTARDAKGANLTGLTYETKVEREGLSPTPEMVDLYTQGDEARGSYAAVGEPGAYKVTVIGRKDGQEVGRDSSRFLVYQDDRELENQSADLALARQIAEITGGEAVAHESLAKYLGSIDQSQFTEYLSPTEHKVWDNWPFLLIFAALLTLEWWIRKRHGWV; this is encoded by the coding sequence ATGTTCCAGGGATTCAGCGTCTCCTTCAACCCGGTCGAGCCCAAGCTGCTCTTCGTGGCGGCGGCGGCGGCCGTCGTGGCCCTCACCGTGTGGGCCTACGCGCGCAAGCTCCGCGGCACGTCCGGGGGCTGGCGATGGGTGGCGCTGGGCCTCCGCCTCGCGGCCATCCTCCTCTGCCTGCTGGCGGCCCTGCGGCCCTCGGTCGTCCTCCAGGAGAAGAAGCGGCAGCCTTCCGAGATCCTGCTGCTCGTCGACACGAGCAAGAGCATGACGCTCGCCGACGAGGTGGGCGGCCAGACCCGCTGGGCCGTCGCCAAGAAGTCCACGGAGGATGCCCTGGAGGCCACCAAGGGGCTGGCTCCCAACGTCAGCACCGTGCCGCTCCGCTACGACTCCGCCGTCGCCGACGCGCTGGTCGACGGCAAGCTCCCGGCCGAGCCCGAAGGGCGCGAGACCCAGCTCGGGACCGCCATGCTCGAGGCCGAGAAGCGCGCCGCGCAGGACGGCAAGCGGATCGCCCGCATGGTCGTGCTGGGCGACTTCGTGTCCAACAACGGCCTCAATCCGCTGGTCGTCGCCCGGATCCTGCGCGACCACCAGGTCCCGGTCGACACCGTCGGGTTCGGCTCGGAGAACGCGGGCAAGCAGTCCCGCGACATCGCCGTCCGGGACATCACCACCGCGCCGTCGGTGTTCGTCAAGAACCAGCTCGAGGTCCGCGGCACCCTCGTCTCGCACGGCTATCCCGGCCAGCCGGTCGACGTCGAGATGTACGTGGAAGGGCAGGGGGCCCCCGTCGCGAAGACGCAGGTCAAGGTCCCCGAAGGGGCCGACTCCGCGCCCATCTCGGGCCTGAAGTACATCCCCCAGACGCCCGGCGAGAAGATGGTCACTCTGAAGGTCACGCCGAGGGACGGCGAGTTCATCACCACGAACAACGAGATCAGCACGTTCGTCACGGTCCTGAGCGGCGGGCTCAACGTGATGTTCCTCCAGGGGCCCAACTTCACCTGGGATTACCGGTACCTGCTCCGCTCGACGATGTCGTCCCAGGTGATCCAGGTGGAGGGCTTCGTCATCCGCAAGCCTGCGCAGGGGGACGCCAGCGAGATCGACGACGCGGAGTTCGCGCCGGGCAAGTACAACGTGTACGTCCTCAGCGACCTGCCGGCGAGCTACCTCCCGCCCCGCCAGCAGAAGATGCTGGCCGATGCCGTGAACAAGGGGGCCGGCCTGATGATGCTCGGCGGCCGGACTAGCTTCGGGGCGGGGGGGTGGGCCGACACGCCGCTCGCCGACGTCCTCCCGGTGGAGATCCACCCCGGCGACGGCCAGCTCGAGCCCGAGGGGGGCGTGAAGTTCGTCCCCAGCAACAATGGCCTGAACCAGTACGTCCTCCAGATCGGCGGCACCAAGGAGGAGACCGCGAGGCTCTGGGAGATGATGCCGCCGGTCCTGGGCACCAACCGATTCAGCCGGCCCAAGCCGAGCGCCGAGGTCCTCGCCCAGACCGGCGGCGCGGTCGTGGAGCCGCTCCTGGTCATCCTCAACAACGTCGGTGCCGGCCGGTCCCTGGCCTACGGGGGCGACACGTGGGTCTGGCCGCGGTCGTCGGAGGAGGGCCGGCTCGCCCACCGGAAGTTCTGGCGCAACGTCATCTTCTGGCTGTCCCACAAGGAGAACGAGGGGGATACCCAGGTGAAGCTGTCGCTGGACCGGCGGCGGATGAGCGTGGGCCAGAAGGTGGAGATGACGGTGACCGCCCGGGATGCGAAGGGGGCCAACCTGACGGGCCTGACCTACGAGACGAAGGTCGAGCGCGAGGGCCTCAGCCCCACCCCCGAGATGGTGGACCTCTACACGCAAGGCGACGAAGCCCGCGGCTCCTACGCCGCGGTCGGCGAGCCCGGCGCCTACAAGGTGACGGTGATCGGCCGCAAGGACGGTCAGGAGGTCGGCCGCGACTCGTCCCGCTTCCTCGTCTACCAGGACGACCGGGAGCTCGAGAACCAGTCCGCGGACCTCGCCCTCGCCCGCCAGATCGCCGAGATCACCGGCGGCGAGGCCGTCGCCCACGAGTCGCTGGCGAAGTACCTCGGGTCGATCGACCAGTCGCAATTCACCGAGTATCTGAGCCCCACCGAGCACAAGGTCTGGGACAACTGGCCCTTCCTCCTCATCTTCGCCGCCCTCCTGACCCTGGAGTGGTGGATCCGCAAGCGACACGGCTGGGTGTAG
- a CDS encoding BatA domain-containing protein, with product MEFSLINAGLAAGAALAALPVILHLFMRQTPKHVVFPALRLIRERQKRSKKRMRVKNWLLLLARMAVLALMALALARPTFTSEMSLGDEAVPSALGLVFDTSLSMGYKENDRTRLDEAKERALAILDKVPDSSLVYTVNSAVPGTPVPLSPAAARKWIDDLTIRPVNRTLNAAVGQIYPIVADCDRPRREVFVFTDLAGSSWNPGEHAAGLDQAEKVLKEKSGGKISTFIIRVGPAEARDVAIDAAEPASTVATQGEEMEVRGLVRNSGGQAATRVVEFYLDGVKKGARTIEIPPGNQAEVTFTTPRRLDEAEVHRGELRLTGSPDPLEFNDRRYFSFRVRPALKVLLISDVPLDADFVAAALDPDQAPGAPRTFQVARARPSELVQRHRDTLKDQAAVFLLNVAALDEEAWGLLNAYVHEGGGLVVGLGNRCQAANYNGPTASQVLAAGLDAVQNPGKEMTFGAIADFTHPLFQGYAKEMEPLLAITPVYHYWSLKPAKESRALLGFSDKAPALLERPFKGARTGRSLLWSSPLAYRYDPKDPARWNDLPLPTYGWPFLALMNRTVAYLAGTSSEQLNYVAGENVRLTLSPATRYKDFTLTGPDAKSSESLAPPSSGDVLEIVAPQAVGQWSVAAKDVDDKQTKMGFSLNPPQAESRFDPLKPAELDAIFGKGGYVLAEDDKALRDAVDTARVGRELFPWLMMLILIIITAENVLANTFYKEAPGGTPVASGAPA from the coding sequence ATGGAATTCTCCCTCATCAACGCGGGGCTCGCCGCCGGCGCGGCGCTCGCGGCCCTGCCGGTCATCCTCCACCTGTTCATGCGGCAGACGCCCAAGCACGTCGTCTTCCCCGCCCTCCGCCTCATCCGCGAGCGGCAGAAGCGGTCCAAGAAGCGGATGCGGGTCAAGAACTGGCTCCTCCTGCTGGCCCGGATGGCCGTGCTGGCGCTGATGGCCCTGGCCCTCGCCCGGCCGACGTTCACCTCCGAGATGTCCCTGGGCGACGAGGCCGTGCCTTCCGCCCTCGGCCTGGTGTTCGACACCAGCCTCTCCATGGGCTACAAGGAGAACGACCGGACCCGGCTCGACGAGGCCAAGGAGCGGGCCCTGGCCATCCTCGACAAGGTCCCGGACTCCAGCCTGGTCTATACCGTCAATTCGGCCGTGCCGGGCACGCCCGTCCCGCTCTCCCCGGCGGCGGCGCGGAAGTGGATCGACGACCTGACGATCCGCCCGGTGAACCGCACCCTCAACGCCGCGGTGGGGCAGATCTATCCGATCGTCGCCGACTGCGACCGCCCCCGCCGCGAGGTCTTCGTCTTCACCGACCTGGCGGGCTCGTCGTGGAACCCGGGCGAGCACGCCGCCGGGCTGGACCAGGCCGAGAAGGTCCTCAAGGAGAAGTCCGGCGGCAAGATCTCCACCTTCATCATCCGGGTAGGCCCCGCGGAGGCCCGGGACGTCGCCATCGACGCCGCCGAGCCGGCCTCGACCGTGGCGACCCAGGGCGAGGAGATGGAGGTCCGCGGCCTCGTCCGCAACTCCGGCGGCCAGGCGGCCACCCGCGTCGTCGAGTTCTACCTCGACGGCGTCAAGAAGGGGGCCAGGACCATCGAGATCCCCCCGGGCAACCAGGCCGAGGTGACCTTCACGACCCCGCGACGGCTCGACGAGGCCGAGGTCCACCGCGGCGAATTGCGGCTCACCGGCTCCCCCGACCCGCTCGAGTTCAACGATCGCCGGTACTTCAGCTTCCGCGTCCGCCCGGCCCTCAAGGTCCTGCTCATCTCCGACGTCCCCCTCGACGCCGACTTCGTGGCGGCCGCCCTCGACCCCGACCAGGCCCCCGGCGCGCCTCGCACCTTCCAGGTCGCCCGCGCCCGCCCCTCCGAGCTCGTCCAGCGTCACCGCGACACCCTCAAGGACCAGGCCGCGGTCTTCCTCCTCAACGTCGCGGCCCTCGACGAGGAGGCGTGGGGCCTGCTCAACGCCTACGTCCACGAGGGGGGCGGGCTCGTCGTCGGGCTCGGCAACCGCTGCCAGGCCGCCAACTACAACGGGCCGACCGCCTCGCAGGTCCTCGCCGCCGGGCTCGACGCCGTCCAGAACCCCGGCAAGGAGATGACCTTCGGGGCGATCGCCGACTTCACCCACCCGCTCTTCCAGGGCTACGCCAAGGAGATGGAGCCGCTCCTGGCCATCACCCCCGTCTACCACTACTGGTCGCTGAAGCCGGCGAAGGAGTCGCGCGCCCTCCTCGGCTTCTCCGACAAGGCCCCGGCGCTGCTGGAACGGCCCTTCAAGGGGGCGCGGACCGGCCGGTCTCTCCTCTGGAGCTCGCCCCTGGCCTACCGGTACGACCCGAAGGACCCCGCCCGCTGGAACGACCTCCCGCTGCCGACCTACGGCTGGCCGTTCCTGGCCCTCATGAACCGGACCGTCGCCTACCTCGCCGGCACCTCCAGCGAGCAGCTCAACTACGTCGCCGGCGAGAACGTCCGACTCACCCTCTCGCCGGCGACCCGATACAAGGACTTCACCCTGACCGGCCCCGACGCCAAGTCGTCCGAGTCGCTCGCGCCGCCGTCCTCCGGCGACGTCCTGGAGATCGTCGCCCCGCAGGCCGTCGGCCAGTGGTCCGTCGCGGCGAAGGACGTGGACGACAAGCAGACGAAGATGGGCTTCAGCCTCAATCCGCCCCAGGCCGAGAGCCGGTTCGACCCGCTCAAGCCGGCGGAGCTGGACGCCATCTTCGGCAAGGGGGGATACGTCCTGGCCGAGGACGACAAGGCGCTCCGCGACGCCGTGGACACCGCCCGCGTCGGCCGCGAGCTGTTCCCCTGGCTGATGATGCTCATCCTGATCATCATCACCGCGGAGAACGTCCTGGCGAACACCTTCTACAAGGAGGCGCCCGGCGGCACCCCCGTCGCCTCCGGCGCACCGGCCTGA
- a CDS encoding AAA family ATPase codes for MSTAGDRITQLLDEFRHSRDVMVSELNKVIIGQREVTELILASIFTRGHVLLVGVPGLAKTLMVSSIARILDVGFKRIQFTPDLMPSDITGTNVLEEPEAGRRAFRFVPGPIFSNIILADEINRTPPKTQAALLQAMQEREVTVGQETLHLPDPFFVIATQNPIEQEGTYPLPEAQLDRFMFDVRIGYPTLDEEKRILLATTKGDSPELKKVLSAKAIVNLQKLVTSVPVSEYTVDYVARLVRATRPADDKSPQFIKELVDYGAGPRAGQNLILGGKAMAAMDGRYSVSLDDIRKVAVPVLRHRISVNFQAQAEGQTTDTIIKRLVAEVREPETPKYDRKSG; via the coding sequence ATGTCTACAGCCGGCGACCGGATCACGCAACTCCTCGACGAGTTCCGCCACTCCCGCGACGTCATGGTCTCCGAGCTGAACAAGGTCATCATCGGCCAGCGCGAGGTGACCGAGCTGATCCTTGCCTCGATCTTCACGAGGGGCCACGTCCTCCTCGTGGGCGTGCCCGGGCTGGCCAAGACCCTGATGGTCAGCTCGATCGCCCGGATCCTGGACGTCGGCTTCAAGCGGATCCAGTTCACCCCCGACCTCATGCCATCGGACATCACGGGCACCAACGTCCTGGAGGAGCCGGAGGCCGGGAGGCGTGCCTTCCGATTCGTCCCCGGGCCGATCTTCTCGAACATCATCCTCGCGGACGAGATCAACCGGACGCCCCCCAAGACCCAGGCGGCGCTCCTCCAGGCGATGCAGGAGCGCGAGGTGACCGTCGGCCAGGAGACCCTCCACCTGCCCGACCCGTTCTTCGTCATCGCCACCCAGAACCCGATCGAGCAGGAGGGGACGTATCCGCTGCCCGAGGCCCAGCTCGACCGCTTCATGTTCGACGTCCGCATCGGCTATCCGACGCTCGACGAGGAGAAGCGGATCCTCCTGGCGACGACCAAGGGGGACTCGCCGGAGCTCAAGAAGGTCCTCTCCGCCAAGGCCATCGTGAACCTCCAGAAGCTGGTGACCTCGGTCCCGGTCTCGGAATACACCGTGGATTACGTCGCCCGCCTGGTGCGGGCCACCCGGCCGGCCGACGACAAGTCGCCGCAATTCATCAAGGAGCTGGTGGACTACGGGGCCGGCCCGCGCGCCGGCCAGAACCTGATCCTCGGCGGCAAGGCCATGGCCGCCATGGACGGCCGCTACAGCGTCTCCCTGGACGACATCCGCAAGGTCGCCGTCCCGGTCCTCCGCCACCGCATCAGCGTGAACTTCCAGGCCCAGGCCGAGGGCCAGACCACCGACACCATCATCAAGCGCCTCGTCGCCGAGGTCCGCGAGCCCGAGACGCCCAAGTACGACAGGAAATCGGGCTGA
- a CDS encoding DUF4159 domain-containing protein: MPSPSQCRARLLAAVAILAAAAAAAPSQAGVTREEVERSIRDGVRYLKQQQRPDGSWRDAEDDARTGTTSLVTLALLTAGEKPDSPEVAAAIRYLRRFGPDDLNSTYAIALQTMAFAAAEPEKDLLRIANNAGWLEAAQIRANDPVPWPGSWTYSRSKRAQPGDGSNTQYALLGLNAAVEAGVPVKPEVWALARTYWEKSQKGDGSWAYKPDSAATTASMTCAGLSSLVITGLKRTQGLESLDGDAIRNCGKGAAGSRGLQQAIDWLASHFQVGKNVGNGQQWKYYYLYGLERAGRLAGIRFFGNHDWYRLGAEELVHDQNRLGGFWEGVLIEGDRNVATSFALLFLAKGRAPVLINKLAHGPRGDWNNDPDDVRNLVSVVSRDWKSLLTWQVVNPSTATVTDLMQAPIAFLNGHRAPVLDEQGRRNLRDFVEQGGFILADACCGSKEFDEGFRALVHAVFPEEEYRLRELSPDHPVWRARHLLTPADHPLWGIEHGCRTVVIYSPTDLSCYWNQAERSPENPAVVLATKVGQNIVDYATGRELPPDKLVLREARDFRAELPHRNALRIAKLQHGGQWNVAPLAVPNLMNVLRDRPLYFDVVINHKEMLPSDPSLIYYPLAYLHGRAAFSFNKDDMDALRKHLQPGGGTIFGDAACGSPAFDAAFRRFVAELLPGTPMTPIPRDDPLYKVGSDLSDCQYTKAAGGGKDYPQLEGVKIDGHWAVIYSRYDIGCALERHSGLDCKGYTYESAIKIAANIVIYSTLP; this comes from the coding sequence ATGCCATCGCCCTCGCAATGCCGGGCCCGCCTCCTCGCCGCCGTGGCCATCCTGGCCGCGGCCGCCGCGGCCGCCCCGTCGCAAGCCGGGGTGACGCGGGAGGAGGTGGAGCGATCCATCCGCGACGGCGTCCGCTACCTCAAGCAGCAGCAGCGGCCCGACGGCTCATGGCGCGACGCCGAGGACGACGCCAGGACCGGGACCACCAGCCTGGTCACGCTCGCCCTGCTGACCGCCGGGGAGAAGCCCGATTCGCCGGAGGTCGCCGCGGCGATCCGGTACCTCCGCCGGTTCGGGCCCGACGACCTCAACAGCACCTACGCCATCGCGCTGCAGACGATGGCCTTCGCGGCGGCCGAGCCGGAGAAGGACCTCCTCCGCATCGCCAACAACGCGGGCTGGCTGGAGGCGGCGCAGATCCGCGCGAACGACCCGGTCCCCTGGCCCGGCTCGTGGACTTATTCCCGGTCCAAGAGGGCCCAGCCGGGGGACGGCTCCAACACGCAGTACGCGCTGCTGGGCCTGAACGCGGCCGTGGAGGCGGGCGTCCCCGTCAAGCCGGAGGTCTGGGCCCTGGCCCGCACCTACTGGGAGAAGAGCCAGAAGGGCGACGGGAGCTGGGCCTACAAGCCCGACTCCGCGGCGACCACGGCCAGCATGACCTGCGCGGGGCTCTCCAGCCTGGTCATCACCGGGCTGAAGCGCACCCAGGGGCTGGAGTCGCTCGACGGCGACGCGATCCGCAACTGCGGCAAGGGGGCGGCGGGCAGCCGCGGGCTCCAGCAGGCGATCGACTGGCTGGCCTCCCATTTCCAGGTCGGGAAGAACGTCGGCAACGGCCAGCAGTGGAAGTACTACTACCTCTACGGGCTGGAGCGGGCCGGCCGGCTGGCGGGCATCCGGTTCTTCGGCAACCACGACTGGTACCGCCTGGGCGCCGAGGAGCTCGTCCACGACCAGAACCGGCTCGGCGGCTTCTGGGAAGGGGTTCTGATCGAGGGCGACCGGAACGTGGCGACGAGCTTCGCGCTGCTGTTCCTGGCCAAGGGCCGCGCGCCGGTGCTGATCAACAAGCTGGCCCACGGGCCCCGCGGCGACTGGAACAACGACCCCGACGACGTCCGCAACCTCGTCTCCGTCGTCTCCCGGGACTGGAAGAGCCTGCTGACCTGGCAGGTCGTCAACCCCTCCACCGCCACGGTCACCGACCTCATGCAGGCCCCCATCGCCTTCCTCAACGGGCATCGCGCCCCCGTGCTGGACGAGCAGGGCCGCCGGAACCTGCGGGACTTCGTCGAGCAGGGCGGCTTCATCCTGGCCGACGCCTGCTGCGGCAGCAAGGAATTCGACGAGGGCTTCCGGGCCCTGGTGCACGCGGTCTTCCCGGAGGAGGAGTACAGGCTCAGGGAGCTCTCCCCGGACCACCCGGTCTGGCGGGCTCGTCACCTGCTGACCCCGGCCGACCACCCGCTCTGGGGGATCGAGCACGGCTGCCGGACCGTCGTCATCTACTCCCCGACGGACCTGTCCTGCTACTGGAACCAGGCCGAGCGGAGCCCGGAGAATCCCGCGGTGGTCCTGGCGACGAAGGTGGGGCAGAACATCGTCGACTACGCCACCGGCCGCGAGCTGCCCCCCGACAAGCTTGTGCTCCGCGAGGCGAGGGACTTCCGGGCCGAGTTGCCGCATCGCAACGCGCTGCGGATCGCCAAGCTGCAGCACGGCGGGCAGTGGAACGTCGCCCCCCTGGCCGTCCCCAACCTCATGAACGTCCTCCGCGATCGGCCCCTGTACTTCGACGTCGTCATCAACCACAAGGAGATGCTGCCCAGCGACCCCAGCCTGATCTACTACCCGCTGGCCTATCTCCACGGCCGCGCCGCGTTCTCGTTCAACAAGGACGACATGGACGCGCTGCGGAAGCACCTGCAGCCCGGCGGTGGGACCATCTTCGGCGACGCCGCCTGCGGCAGCCCGGCCTTCGACGCCGCCTTCCGCCGCTTCGTCGCCGAGCTCCTGCCCGGCACCCCGATGACGCCCATCCCCAGGGACGACCCGCTCTACAAGGTGGGCTCGGACCTCTCGGATTGCCAGTACACGAAGGCGGCCGGCGGGGGCAAGGACTACCCGCAGCTCGAGGGGGTCAAGATTGACGGCCACTGGGCCGTCATCTACTCCAGGTACGACATCGGCTGCGCCCTCGAGCGCCATTCCGGCCTGGACTGCAAGGGCTATACTTACGAGTCGGCCATCAAGATCGCCGCCAACATCGTCATCTATTCCACGCTCCCCTGA